A single Populus nigra chromosome 13, ddPopNigr1.1, whole genome shotgun sequence DNA region contains:
- the LOC133670609 gene encoding silicon efflux transporter LSI2-like isoform X2 encodes MDLGPFKKVVLGSVAFAIFWILAVFPAVPFLPIGRTAGSILGATLMVIFEVITPKEAYSAINLNLPVLGLLFGTMVVSIYLERADMFKHLGVLLSWKSWGAKDMLCRICVVSAISSALFTNDTACVFLTEFILKIARQNNIRPEPFLLGLASSSNIGSSATPIGNPQNLIIAIQSDIFFGEFVLGLLPAVLVGVFVNALILICMFWRLLSDVKEEEDDALYEMIVMEEEDALDELIVKEDSAVHQISLATMSSPKSLESHEYDPIAEHVNSQRLCELDMCSDSSGEIELKKSVLSKKEATDNIGEQMEERFARGGVQGTTEKMTDLESGPQQSTEESKGQLNRWKRLSWKLCIYLGTVGMLVAFLMGLDMSWTALTAALIFVILDFKDAGPCLEKVSYSLLVFFCGMFITVEGFNKTEIPSSLWSLMEPHARIDHASGIAVLAIVILVLSNVASNVPTVLLLGAKVAASTTAISPSKDKKAWLILAWVSTVAGNL; translated from the exons ATGGATCTGGGTCCGTTTAAGAAGGTTGTCTTAGGTTCAGTTGCCTTCGCAATCTTTTGGATTTTGGCAGTTTTCCCAGCAGTTCCTTTCTTACCCATTGGAAGGACAGCAGGTTCCATCCTCGGGGCAACTCTTATGGTTATCTTCGAAGTCATCACCCCTAAGGAAGCATATTCTGCCATCAACCTCAACCTCCCTGTACTGGGCCTTCTCTTTGGAACCATGGTTGTAAGCATCTATCTTGAAAGAGCAGACATGTTCAAGCACCTGGGAGTCTTGCTCTCATGGAAGAGTTGGGGTGCGAAGGACATGCTCTGCCGGATCTGCGTTGTTTCTGCCATTTCAAGCGCTCTGTTCACTAATGACACCGCATGTGTCTTTCTCACTGAGTTCATATTAAAGATTGCTAGACAAAACAATATTCGACCCGAACCTTTCTTGCTTGGGTTGGCTTCAAGTTCGAATATTGGATCCTCTGCAACTCCAATCGGCAACCCTCAAAACTTGATAATTGCTATTCAAAGTGACATCTTTTTTGGGGAATTCGTATTGGGACTTCTTCCCGCGGTGCTTGTGGGTGTCTTTGTGAATGCTTTAATTCTTATATGCATGTTTTGGAGGTTGTTATCTgatgttaaggaagaagaagatgatgcttTGTATGAAATGATTgttatggaagaagaagatgctttGGATGAATTGATTGTTAAGGAAGATTCAGCTGTCCATCAGATTTCGCTTGCTACCATGTCATCTCCCAAATCTTTGGAATCTCACGAATATGATCCCATTGCAGAACATGTGAACTCCCAGAGGTTGTGTGAATTGGATATGTGCAGTGATTCCAGTGGTGAAATTGAGCTGAAGAAATCAGTCCTTTCAAAGAAGGAGGCAACTGATAATATAGGAGAGCAAATGGAGGAAAGATTTGCAAGGGGTGGAGTACAAGGGACCACGGAGAAGATGACTGATTTAGAGTCCGGGCCGCAACAGTCCACTGAAGAAAGTAAAGGCCAGCTGAATAGATGGAAGAGATTGTCATGGAAGTTGTGTATTTACCTTGGTACTGTTGGAATGCTGGTTGCTTTTTTAATGGGTCTGGACATGTCTTGGACTGCACTCACAGCAGCCCTCATTTTTGTGATTCTTGATTTCAAAGATGCAGGGCCTTGCCTAGAGAAG GTTTCATACTCTCTTCTGGTATTCTTTTGTGGAATGTTTATCACGGTTGAGGGCTTCAATAAAACAGAAATTCCTAGCAGTCTCTGGAGCTTGATGGAGCCTCATGCACGGATCGATCATGCCAGTGGGATTGCTGTGCTGGCCATTGTAATACTTGTTCTCTCAAATGTTGCTTCGAATGTACCAACTG
- the LOC133670609 gene encoding silicon efflux transporter LSI2-like isoform X1 — translation MDLGPFKKVVLGSVAFAIFWILAVFPAVPFLPIGRTAGSILGATLMVIFEVITPKEAYSAINLNLPVLGLLFGTMVVSIYLERADMFKHLGVLLSWKSWGAKDMLCRICVVSAISSALFTNDTACVFLTEFILKIARQNNIRPEPFLLGLASSSNIGSSATPIGNPQNLIIAIQSDIFFGEFVLGLLPAVLVGVFVNALILICMFWRLLSDVKEEEDDALYEMIVMEEEDALDELIVKEDSAVHQISLATMSSPKSLESHEYDPIAEHVNSQRLCELDMCSDSSGEIELKKSVLSKKEATDNIGEQMEERFARGGVQGTTEKMTDLESGPQQSTEESKGQLNRWKRLSWKLCIYLGTVGMLVAFLMGLDMSWTALTAALIFVILDFKDAGPCLEKVSYSLLVFFCGMFITVEGFNKTEIPSSLWSLMEPHARIDHASGIAVLAIVILVLSNVASNVPTVILLGAKVAASAAEISPNKEKKAWLILTWVSTVAGNLSLLGSAANIIVCEQALRAQPSYNITFWSHLKFGVPSTLIVTTIGLALIHCYDV, via the exons ATGGATCTGGGTCCGTTTAAGAAGGTTGTCTTAGGTTCAGTTGCCTTCGCAATCTTTTGGATTTTGGCAGTTTTCCCAGCAGTTCCTTTCTTACCCATTGGAAGGACAGCAGGTTCCATCCTCGGGGCAACTCTTATGGTTATCTTCGAAGTCATCACCCCTAAGGAAGCATATTCTGCCATCAACCTCAACCTCCCTGTACTGGGCCTTCTCTTTGGAACCATGGTTGTAAGCATCTATCTTGAAAGAGCAGACATGTTCAAGCACCTGGGAGTCTTGCTCTCATGGAAGAGTTGGGGTGCGAAGGACATGCTCTGCCGGATCTGCGTTGTTTCTGCCATTTCAAGCGCTCTGTTCACTAATGACACCGCATGTGTCTTTCTCACTGAGTTCATATTAAAGATTGCTAGACAAAACAATATTCGACCCGAACCTTTCTTGCTTGGGTTGGCTTCAAGTTCGAATATTGGATCCTCTGCAACTCCAATCGGCAACCCTCAAAACTTGATAATTGCTATTCAAAGTGACATCTTTTTTGGGGAATTCGTATTGGGACTTCTTCCCGCGGTGCTTGTGGGTGTCTTTGTGAATGCTTTAATTCTTATATGCATGTTTTGGAGGTTGTTATCTgatgttaaggaagaagaagatgatgcttTGTATGAAATGATTgttatggaagaagaagatgctttGGATGAATTGATTGTTAAGGAAGATTCAGCTGTCCATCAGATTTCGCTTGCTACCATGTCATCTCCCAAATCTTTGGAATCTCACGAATATGATCCCATTGCAGAACATGTGAACTCCCAGAGGTTGTGTGAATTGGATATGTGCAGTGATTCCAGTGGTGAAATTGAGCTGAAGAAATCAGTCCTTTCAAAGAAGGAGGCAACTGATAATATAGGAGAGCAAATGGAGGAAAGATTTGCAAGGGGTGGAGTACAAGGGACCACGGAGAAGATGACTGATTTAGAGTCCGGGCCGCAACAGTCCACTGAAGAAAGTAAAGGCCAGCTGAATAGATGGAAGAGATTGTCATGGAAGTTGTGTATTTACCTTGGTACTGTTGGAATGCTGGTTGCTTTTTTAATGGGTCTGGACATGTCTTGGACTGCACTCACAGCAGCCCTCATTTTTGTGATTCTTGATTTCAAAGATGCAGGGCCTTGCCTAGAGAAG GTTTCATACTCTCTTCTGGTATTCTTTTGTGGAATGTTTATCACGGTTGAGGGCTTCAATAAAACAGAAATTCCTAGCAGTCTCTGGAGCTTGATGGAGCCTCATGCACGGATCGATCATGCCAGTGGGATTGCTGTGCTGGCCATTGTAATACTTGTTCTCTCAAATGTTGCTTCGAATGTACCAACTG TTATTTTGCTTGGAGCAAAGGTAGCTGCTTCTGCCGCTGAAATATCTCCTAATAAAGAGAAGAAAGCTTGGCTCATCCTGACATGGGTTAGCACAGTTGCTGGAAACCTTTCGCTATTGGGTTCTGCCGCAAACATAATTGTGTGTGAACAAGCTCTCCGTGCCCAGCCTAGTTACAATATCACCTTTTGGAGCCACTTGAAATTTGGTGTTCCATCCACGCTTATTGTCACTACTATTGGCTTAGCTCTTATACATTGCTATGATGTTTGA
- the LOC133670609 gene encoding silicon efflux transporter LSI3-like isoform X3, with translation MDLGPFKKVVLGSVAFAIFWILAVFPAVPFLPIGRTAGSILGATLMVIFEVITPKEAYSAINLNLPVLGLLFGTMVVSIYLERADMFKHLGVLLSWKSWGAKDMLCRICVVSAISSALFTNDTACVFLTEFILKIARQNNIRPEPFLLGLASSSNIGSSATPIGNPQNLIIAIQSDIFFGEFVLGLLPAVLVGVFVNALILICMFWRLLSDVKEEEDDALYEMIVMEEEDALDELIVKEDSAVHQISLATMSSPKSLESHEYDPIAEHVNSQRLCELDMCSDSSGEIELKKSVLSKKEATDNIGEQMEERFARGGVQGTTEKMTDLESGPQQSTEESKGQLNRWKRLSWKLCIYLGTVGMLVAFLMGLDMSWTALTAALIFVILDFKDAGPCLEKVSYSLLVFFCGMFITVEGFNKTEIPSSLWSLMEPHARIDHASGIAVLAIVILVLSNVASNVPTGSCFCR, from the exons ATGGATCTGGGTCCGTTTAAGAAGGTTGTCTTAGGTTCAGTTGCCTTCGCAATCTTTTGGATTTTGGCAGTTTTCCCAGCAGTTCCTTTCTTACCCATTGGAAGGACAGCAGGTTCCATCCTCGGGGCAACTCTTATGGTTATCTTCGAAGTCATCACCCCTAAGGAAGCATATTCTGCCATCAACCTCAACCTCCCTGTACTGGGCCTTCTCTTTGGAACCATGGTTGTAAGCATCTATCTTGAAAGAGCAGACATGTTCAAGCACCTGGGAGTCTTGCTCTCATGGAAGAGTTGGGGTGCGAAGGACATGCTCTGCCGGATCTGCGTTGTTTCTGCCATTTCAAGCGCTCTGTTCACTAATGACACCGCATGTGTCTTTCTCACTGAGTTCATATTAAAGATTGCTAGACAAAACAATATTCGACCCGAACCTTTCTTGCTTGGGTTGGCTTCAAGTTCGAATATTGGATCCTCTGCAACTCCAATCGGCAACCCTCAAAACTTGATAATTGCTATTCAAAGTGACATCTTTTTTGGGGAATTCGTATTGGGACTTCTTCCCGCGGTGCTTGTGGGTGTCTTTGTGAATGCTTTAATTCTTATATGCATGTTTTGGAGGTTGTTATCTgatgttaaggaagaagaagatgatgcttTGTATGAAATGATTgttatggaagaagaagatgctttGGATGAATTGATTGTTAAGGAAGATTCAGCTGTCCATCAGATTTCGCTTGCTACCATGTCATCTCCCAAATCTTTGGAATCTCACGAATATGATCCCATTGCAGAACATGTGAACTCCCAGAGGTTGTGTGAATTGGATATGTGCAGTGATTCCAGTGGTGAAATTGAGCTGAAGAAATCAGTCCTTTCAAAGAAGGAGGCAACTGATAATATAGGAGAGCAAATGGAGGAAAGATTTGCAAGGGGTGGAGTACAAGGGACCACGGAGAAGATGACTGATTTAGAGTCCGGGCCGCAACAGTCCACTGAAGAAAGTAAAGGCCAGCTGAATAGATGGAAGAGATTGTCATGGAAGTTGTGTATTTACCTTGGTACTGTTGGAATGCTGGTTGCTTTTTTAATGGGTCTGGACATGTCTTGGACTGCACTCACAGCAGCCCTCATTTTTGTGATTCTTGATTTCAAAGATGCAGGGCCTTGCCTAGAGAAG GTTTCATACTCTCTTCTGGTATTCTTTTGTGGAATGTTTATCACGGTTGAGGGCTTCAATAAAACAGAAATTCCTAGCAGTCTCTGGAGCTTGATGGAGCCTCATGCACGGATCGATCATGCCAGTGGGATTGCTGTGCTGGCCATTGTAATACTTGTTCTCTCAAATGTTGCTTCGAATGTACCAACTG GTAGCTGCTTCTGCCGCTGA